The Apilactobacillus apisilvae genomic interval GGCCTAGATGATATGTTGGTAAACTACATGAAAATCAACGTAGGTTTTGATGTTTCTGATATGTTTGCCGTGGCCTTAGTCGGTTATGAAGCCCTTTCTATCTTAGAAAATATGCACCAAATGGGCATCTTTACCGGAAAATTACAGGATATATTAGACAAGTTCTTTGATGATTCTAAACCAAGTAAATAAATTTTAAGGAGAAATATTATGCAAGATATGTTAATTGATATTATTACCACCGTAGGAGTAGCAGGACTTTTAGTGATTTTAGGATTTTTAGCGAGATTGGCCAGTCGCTATCTAAAAGCGAAAGCTGATTCAACCGAAAATCTAAAACAAAAGCATGAACTAGAAATGGCCAGCGAGGGACTTAACTTTTTATCCAACGCCGCTGGATCATATGTAACTTATTTAGATAAATTCCAAGCGGGTGGCCAAGATAAAAAAGCTAAGGCGATTGGCCATTTAACCGAGGTTGCCAATAATCATGGTTTAAATGTTACTCCTGCCACTATGGACGGCATGGTAGAACAAGCCCTTAATAATTTAAGAGTTAAGCAAGGCTTACCTGTACCCGATGGCACTAAACCAGTGGAACAAAAAGCATCAGAAAATAATAATGCTGATTTTATGAATCCAGATAATAATGGTGGCCAACATGAACCACTTAAACCGGGAGATGTTAAATAATGAAAATTAGAGCCGATTTAGCAGTTTATCAAGGTAGTACGGAAGGATATATTAAAGAACTCAAACGTAACCACGGAGTTACCTTTACCAGCGTGCAATTATCATATGGAGATAACCCCTATTTTGATAATCGCAATAGCGTTGGCCAAATATATAATTCATGGAAAGTATTGGGGCAAGTGGGAGCATATCATTTTTATTTAGGCGATCCCGTCCCAGAAGCTAAACACTTCTTAGCACGTGTTAATCAACATAAGCTAGATAAAGATACCGAATTAATGTTGGATGTTGAAGGCAATTTAAGTGGTAATGTAGTCGCTCAAATTAATACATTTCTAGATATTTTATACAACGCTGGATTCCATAATTTAGCAGTATATTATAGTGAAACCTTTGGTTTAAATAATAACTATAAATTATTACACCACCACCCTAAAATTTGGGTGGCTAGTTATAGTCATAAACCTAATTGCTACTTTGATGTATGGCAATATACACAATCTGCTCAGACTTCAAGCGGTGGCTTAGATTTAAGTTATGATTATTCCAAAGATACCACTCTAGCTCCAGATACTTATGTTAAAACCACTAAGAAAGGAAAACTCTTTAAAGTGATTGCTGATGGTGGTTTAGCAGTAAGTCGAGATGTGGCTCTCAAACACCATCGAACAGTTTACTTTGGTAAAAACTCACAAGTATATGGATCAGTAGTACCATATGGAAAAGCAACCAGAGTTAAGACCAAGTTAGGTTACATTAGTGGTAACACCAAGTGGGTTAAATTAATTTAATAGACAAGCAAAAGAGGCCATTCCTATTCATTTAGGGATGGCCTCTTTTTATTTTCTATATTTTTTAATAAACTCATCAGCATTATAAGTAGGTATTAAATCATCTATATTTATAACTCTTAATCTACCTTCTGTTATCATCTTTTGTAATAAATTATTACCATGATTAATATTATCTAATGTTTTTCCATAATCATTAATCATTTTGAAAATTTTGTCATTTTGCTTTTTTATTTGTTTAGCGTTAAGCCTTACATAATCTTTACTATCCATAAGTTGTACGTCAAATTCATCATAATGAATAGAATAAACAAATTCTAAAGAAATAGGGTTATTATATATGTCATAATAATCAAATATAGCTTGGAAATATGAATAATCAGCACTTCCTAAAGAATGACCAAAGAATCTAATTTTTTTTATTTCTTCGTCCAAAATCGTATTATATTCATTTTTACTATCTATACCACTAAAATCCATTATTCTTCTGGCTTTTGTGAATTCATCTATATTCTCTTTTAAGGTTATATTTTCATTGAAAATTTTCAAACCTTCTTTAGAAATTTCATTATAATAATTGGCATCTATTCCTAGAATAATAGAGCTTTTCATATATCTAGATTTGCTTTTAATATTTCCATGAATGTTTCTTGTGTGTATGATGTTGAAAGGCTTCATTGATGAAAATCTTTTGAATTTATCTTTAGCTATTACTTTATCTTTATCTTTGTCTTTGTCTTTGTCTTTTTCTAGAGGAATTTCCATAGTAACATCTTTATTTTTAAAATCGCTAATTGATGGCTTAGTATAATTAAAATCTAAAACATTTACATTATCTCCGCAAGATAACATAGAAAATAGATTGTAATTTAATCTATCATATAGTCTTTTGCCAAAAATATCATCAATAGGATCTTCTTTATTTCTTTTATCAACCGCTTTGATTATATATTTTTCAAAAGAGTTTTCAAACTTATTCAATTCTTCAAAAAGAAAATCATAAATATTATCATAACTTTCTAGTCCAAAATATCTCATTGCTATTACAAATATTACTAATAAATCATGGTTATCAAAATAATTCCCTATATATTTAGGATCTAAATCCCTTAATTCATTTACAGTTTCATCTGGGAATGGTCTTTTAAATACTATTTTTTCTTTGTCTATTTTTACTTTTTTCATTAAAGAATCAAATAACATTGCTGCAGATTCTTTTTCTTCTTTTTGTGGAACTAAGAATTTTTTAATAGTTAATTCAACATCATACCAATTTGGATTTTCTTTTTTTAAACCATTTATTAGTAATATGTCCCAAAAATTTAAATTATCTAAATCAAAAGAATTATTACCAAAAATACTTTTATCATTTATTACAGATTTTTTTCCTAATTCTGTTAGCTTAATCTTAAAATCATAATTGTTACTCATAATTTCATTATCAATTTTATCAATAAACACTGGGTATATATATCTGTAATGATCTAAGTAAACAGAAGATTCATTATTATCATACATATCGTAACTACCCACTTTTTCAATAATATTTTCTTTATAAAATTCAATAAATTTAACAAGTTGTTTTTTATAATCTTCTTTCTTATTTAGGTAATCTTCAAATGAAGATTTTAATCCACAATATAAGTCTGCTCCATTACCTATTACTAATAATGTTTCAACATTTTCTTTTTTCATATATTTATTCTCCTATTACTTATCTAACTTGATTATAGGGATATTAAATCCTCTAGTGTTTTTATATAGTTCAGCTTGTCTTTCAATACTCATATATCCACCTACTGCATCTGTAAAGAATTCATGCAATGATTTAGTGATATAACCAGCAACATTTTTAATATACTTAGTGCATCTAGTTTTAATAATTAATGATTTCATAAATTCAGTTAGTTCTGGCATTAAACTAATGTTATTTTCAAATCTAAGGGCTTCTTTAGCCTCTGGTTTACCATTTTTTACTAATTTAGCTATGACTGTTTTTTTAGCTTTAAAAATCAATTTTGCATAATTATAAAGCACACCTGTATTCTCAGAATACTTAACCAAGATGTTAATTAAATCGTGGCCAAAACATGCTTTTTGCTTTAATGAATTTACAAGATTTTGCATTCTATCTAAACCAGATACATGAATAGTTTTATTTTCTTCAGTACCCACTTCAGTTTTTGACATAGCAATTTGCTCATTTTTTGATGATTTACATGTTACATTTGTTTCATTTGTATATGATTGTTTAAATTTAGTTTGGTTCATATTGCAATTTGCGTTTTCCGTACTTGCATTTTGCGTATCAAGGCCTGAATTTACATCGTTGTATTTTGGCAAATAATAAATGCTTGCTGCGTTTTTTTGTCTCTTAACTTTTATCCAGCCTCTATCTTCGATTACTTTTAAAGATCTAGTTATTGTATCTACTGAAACATTAATTTTAGATGCTAGAGATGAACGTAAATATTTCACGAAAACTACTCCGTCTTCTATCCAACCATTTTTAACACTTAAATTCCCATAATCGTATAGATGAGATAAGATTGAAACTTCTGTAGGTCTAAATCCAGCTTTTTCAAATTCTGTATAGTTCTTAATAAATTGACTGTTCATTGTAATATCTCCTATTTGATATTCACAATTCACATGCTATAATATGTATATGAGTTGAAAACATATCAGTGCCTTTTGTGCATTGTAAATATTTTTATTTAGAAGTTATCCACTCCAATGGATAGCTTCTTTTTGTTTATGCCTATAATAATATACTGCTGGTTAAGTATATGTCAAACTTTATTTTTATTTGTATACATGTATACAAATCTACAAGGATA includes:
- a CDS encoding phage holin, which gives rise to MQDMLIDIITTVGVAGLLVILGFLARLASRYLKAKADSTENLKQKHELEMASEGLNFLSNAAGSYVTYLDKFQAGGQDKKAKAIGHLTEVANNHGLNVTPATMDGMVEQALNNLRVKQGLPVPDGTKPVEQKASENNNADFMNPDNNGGQHEPLKPGDVK
- a CDS encoding MarR family transcriptional regulator, which produces MNSQFIKNYTEFEKAGFRPTEVSILSHLYDYGNLSVKNGWIEDGVVFVKYLRSSLASKINVSVDTITRSLKVIEDRGWIKVKRQKNAASIYYLPKYNDVNSGLDTQNASTENANCNMNQTKFKQSYTNETNVTCKSSKNEQIAMSKTEVGTEENKTIHVSGLDRMQNLVNSLKQKACFGHDLINILVKYSENTGVLYNYAKLIFKAKKTVIAKLVKNGKPEAKEALRFENNISLMPELTEFMKSLIIKTRCTKYIKNVAGYITKSLHEFFTDAVGGYMSIERQAELYKNTRGFNIPIIKLDK
- a CDS encoding AbiH family protein, whose protein sequence is MKKENVETLLVIGNGADLYCGLKSSFEDYLNKKEDYKKQLVKFIEFYKENIIEKVGSYDMYDNNESSVYLDHYRYIYPVFIDKIDNEIMSNNYDFKIKLTELGKKSVINDKSIFGNNSFDLDNLNFWDILLINGLKKENPNWYDVELTIKKFLVPQKEEKESAAMLFDSLMKKVKIDKEKIVFKRPFPDETVNELRDLDPKYIGNYFDNHDLLVIFVIAMRYFGLESYDNIYDFLFEELNKFENSFEKYIIKAVDKRNKEDPIDDIFGKRLYDRLNYNLFSMLSCGDNVNVLDFNYTKPSISDFKNKDVTMEIPLEKDKDKDKDKDKVIAKDKFKRFSSMKPFNIIHTRNIHGNIKSKSRYMKSSIILGIDANYYNEISKEGLKIFNENITLKENIDEFTKARRIMDFSGIDSKNEYNTILDEEIKKIRFFGHSLGSADYSYFQAIFDYYDIYNNPISLEFVYSIHYDEFDVQLMDSKDYVRLNAKQIKKQNDKIFKMINDYGKTLDNINHGNNLLQKMITEGRLRVINIDDLIPTYNADEFIKKYRK
- a CDS encoding phage holin family protein, translating into MYLFDDNGLHIVRWYLVMVMLDTFLGTVRSAMKSHLRSRTYLKGIYIKLLSITGIIVANGLDDMLVNYMKINVGFDVSDMFAVALVGYEALSILENMHQMGIFTGKLQDILDKFFDDSKPSK
- a CDS encoding GH25 family lysozyme; its protein translation is MKIRADLAVYQGSTEGYIKELKRNHGVTFTSVQLSYGDNPYFDNRNSVGQIYNSWKVLGQVGAYHFYLGDPVPEAKHFLARVNQHKLDKDTELMLDVEGNLSGNVVAQINTFLDILYNAGFHNLAVYYSETFGLNNNYKLLHHHPKIWVASYSHKPNCYFDVWQYTQSAQTSSGGLDLSYDYSKDTTLAPDTYVKTTKKGKLFKVIADGGLAVSRDVALKHHRTVYFGKNSQVYGSVVPYGKATRVKTKLGYISGNTKWVKLI